A window of the Butyricimonas faecalis genome harbors these coding sequences:
- a CDS encoding glutamine--tRNA ligase/YqeY domain fusion protein, whose product MDKNHLVEEEGEGKSLNFIEQIIEEELAEGKNGGRVHTRFPPEPNGYLHIGHATSICLNFGLATEYQGKCNLRFDDTNPSKEDVEYIDSIQQDIQWLGFQWDGEPHFASDYFQQLYDWAEKLILEGKAYVDDQPAEVISAQRMTPTEPGVNSPYRDRTPEENLDLFRRMKNGEFQAGEKVLRAKIDMASSNMLMRDPIMYRIMHVPHHRTGDKWCIYPMYDFTHGQSDYLEGITHSICTLEFEVHRPLYNWFLDQLIDTEYRPRQIEFARRNLSYTVMSKRRLLELVQKGIVAGWDDPRMPTITGLRRAGYTPESIRNFAEKVGVARREIVVDMALLEFCVREHLNKIAPRVMAVLDPVRVVIDNYPEGQTETVEIENNPEDETAGTRMVPFSRELYIERDDFMENAPKKFFRMTPGNEVRLKGAYIVKCESVEKDAEGNITTIHCTYDVDTRSGTGSASNRKVKGTLHWVSAPDAIEAEVRLYDRLFKDPDPAGHKDIDFKEFLNENSLKVLTGCKLEPSLKEAKEGDRFQFQRLGYFCVDKDSKPGALVFNRTVGLKDTWAKQNN is encoded by the coding sequence ATGGATAAAAATCATCTCGTAGAAGAAGAAGGTGAAGGTAAATCATTAAACTTCATCGAACAGATTATTGAAGAGGAGTTGGCCGAGGGAAAGAACGGCGGTCGGGTACACACGCGCTTCCCGCCCGAACCGAACGGGTACCTGCATATCGGGCATGCAACTTCTATTTGCTTGAATTTCGGATTGGCAACCGAATACCAGGGGAAGTGTAACCTGCGTTTTGATGACACTAATCCCTCGAAAGAGGATGTCGAATATATTGATTCCATACAACAAGATATTCAATGGTTAGGTTTCCAATGGGATGGAGAACCGCATTTTGCATCTGATTATTTTCAACAATTATATGATTGGGCTGAAAAATTGATTCTGGAGGGAAAGGCTTACGTGGATGATCAGCCGGCAGAGGTGATCAGTGCTCAACGTATGACACCCACGGAACCCGGAGTGAACAGTCCTTACCGGGATCGGACTCCGGAAGAGAACTTGGATTTATTCCGCCGGATGAAAAACGGTGAGTTCCAAGCCGGAGAGAAAGTTTTGCGGGCAAAAATAGATATGGCATCTTCCAATATGTTGATGCGCGACCCGATTATGTACCGTATCATGCATGTGCCTCATCACAGAACGGGGGATAAATGGTGTATTTACCCGATGTATGATTTCACGCATGGTCAGAGCGATTATTTGGAAGGAATCACGCATTCTATCTGTACGTTGGAGTTCGAAGTACACCGCCCGTTATACAATTGGTTTTTGGATCAATTGATTGACACGGAGTATCGTCCCCGTCAGATTGAATTTGCCCGTCGTAATTTGAGTTACACGGTGATGAGTAAACGCCGTTTGTTGGAACTTGTTCAAAAAGGGATCGTGGCCGGTTGGGATGATCCCCGTATGCCGACGATTACCGGGTTGAGACGTGCCGGGTATACGCCCGAATCTATCCGTAATTTTGCGGAGAAGGTGGGAGTTGCCCGTCGGGAGATCGTGGTGGACATGGCTTTATTGGAATTCTGTGTTCGGGAGCATTTGAACAAGATTGCCCCCCGCGTGATGGCCGTGTTGGATCCGGTTCGGGTGGTGATAGACAATTACCCGGAAGGACAGACCGAAACCGTGGAGATCGAGAACAATCCGGAAGATGAAACGGCTGGAACAAGAATGGTTCCTTTCTCTCGCGAATTGTATATCGAGCGGGATGATTTCATGGAGAACGCTCCGAAGAAATTCTTCCGGATGACACCGGGTAACGAAGTGCGCTTGAAGGGGGCTTATATCGTGAAGTGCGAAAGCGTGGAGAAAGACGCGGAAGGAAATATCACGACAATTCATTGTACGTATGATGTGGATACCCGTAGCGGTACCGGATCGGCAAGTAACCGGAAGGTGAAAGGTACCCTGCATTGGGTGTCTGCTCCGGATGCTATCGAGGCGGAAGTTCGTTTGTACGATCGCTTGTTTAAAGACCCGGATCCTGCCGGACATAAAGATATAGATTTCAAGGAATTCTTGAATGAAAATTCATTGAAAGTTTTGACGGGATGTAAGTTGGAGCCGAGCTTGAAAGAAGCTAAGGAAGGTGATCGTTTCCAGTTCCAGCGTTTGGGATATTTCTGCGTGGATAAAGATTCCAAGCCGGGTGCGTTAGTGTTTAACCGGACCGTTGGTTTGAAGGATACGTGGGCAAAACAAAATAATTAA
- a CDS encoding YitT family protein — MKITKEKLMSEIRAYLLITFGLLIYTFSVTAFLAPHRMVGGGVTGISTIIYFLSGEVIPIGYSYFVINFLLVAIAIKILGPRFGFKTIYAIFMSSFLLSVLQNFIHEPLLEDKFMCAVISGIMCGAGIGISLVNGGSTAGTDIIAMIINKYRNISPGKIIMYIDVFIIGCSYFIGENTEIDPTAKIATIIYGYVVMGVNSYTVDLVFTGQMQSVQFLIFSPKYEEVANSITRDLRRGVTVVDCHGWYTGEARKMLIVVARKSEMQDIMRVTKMVDPDAFLTMNTVMGVYGRGFDTLRI; from the coding sequence ATGAAAATTACAAAGGAGAAGTTGATGAGTGAAATCCGGGCGTATTTGTTGATTACGTTCGGTTTGTTGATATACACGTTTTCGGTAACGGCATTCCTAGCTCCGCATCGTATGGTAGGTGGTGGTGTGACCGGTATTTCAACAATTATTTATTTTCTTTCCGGGGAGGTGATTCCGATCGGGTATAGCTATTTCGTGATCAACTTTTTGTTGGTGGCGATTGCGATCAAGATCTTGGGACCTCGTTTCGGTTTCAAAACCATTTATGCTATCTTCATGAGTTCCTTCCTGTTGAGTGTGTTGCAGAATTTTATACACGAACCTCTGTTGGAAGATAAATTCATGTGTGCCGTGATTTCCGGTATCATGTGTGGTGCGGGTATCGGTATTTCTCTGGTAAACGGGGGAAGTACTGCCGGTACGGATATTATCGCCATGATTATCAATAAATATCGTAACATTAGTCCGGGTAAGATTATCATGTATATTGATGTGTTCATCATCGGATGCAGTTATTTTATCGGAGAGAATACGGAGATCGATCCTACGGCAAAAATAGCCACGATTATCTATGGTTACGTGGTGATGGGGGTTAACTCCTACACGGTTGATCTGGTGTTCACGGGACAGATGCAGTCTGTACAGTTTCTTATATTTTCTCCAAAATATGAGGAAGTGGCGAATTCTATTACCCGTGATTTACGACGCGGTGTTACCGTGGTGGATTGCCATGGATGGTACACGGGAGAGGCTCGTAAGATGTTGATTGTCGTAGCCCGTAAGAGCGAAATGCAAGATATTATGCGTGTAACGAAAATGGTAGATCCGGATGCCTTCCTTACGATGAATACGGTTATGGGTGTCTATGGACGAGGATTTGATACGTTGAGGATTTGA
- a CDS encoding immunoglobulin domain-containing family protein, translated as MKKLIFSICVLSFMLTGFNQEERFVEQSNTEIFGRISAVGQKPKIEQKLMNLELNEGGIAVFLARFTPIDDPNLKAEWYHNEKTLPISDDRIKSYLKEGYATLVINKVKPADAGIYRVKICNAFGEDVSEAKLTVTK; from the coding sequence ATGAAAAAATTGATTTTTTCGATTTGTGTGCTATCCTTTATGTTGACAGGGTTCAATCAAGAGGAAAGATTTGTGGAACAAAGTAATACGGAAATCTTTGGGCGAATTTCTGCTGTGGGACAAAAACCTAAAATAGAGCAAAAACTCATGAATTTGGAACTTAATGAAGGGGGGATAGCTGTATTTCTTGCTCGTTTTACGCCTATTGACGATCCGAATCTCAAAGCTGAATGGTATCATAATGAAAAAACACTTCCGATTAGTGACGATCGGATTAAATCCTATCTTAAAGAGGGATATGCGACATTAGTAATAAATAAAGTTAAGCCAGCAGATGCTGGAATATATCGAGTTAAAATATGTAACGCTTTTGGAGAGGATGTATCAGAAGCAAAGTTAACTGTCACAAAGTAA
- a CDS encoding metal ABC transporter ATP-binding protein, whose product MNELLELRGITAGYEQTVVLRGVNLTIREHDFIGIIGPNGGGKTTLLKVILGLLKPFSGEVVYHVAKQSLFGYLPQNSRFDARFPISVKEVVLSGLMSEKGIFKSYTKADREKADELLETYGMGEFGNRPIGELSGGQMQRVFLCRAIISSPKILILDEPSTYVDANFENEFYAVLGELNKTMSIVMVSHDLGTICSYVKTIACVNGGLHYHESNLITPEQLKLYNCPIELISHGTVPHRVLLKHDGTNEN is encoded by the coding sequence ATGAATGAACTTCTGGAGTTAAGAGGGATTACAGCTGGATACGAGCAGACGGTCGTGTTGCGGGGTGTGAATCTTACCATTCGGGAACATGATTTTATCGGAATTATCGGACCGAACGGGGGAGGTAAAACAACTTTATTGAAGGTGATTTTGGGATTGTTAAAACCTTTTTCCGGTGAAGTCGTTTATCACGTCGCCAAGCAATCTTTGTTTGGCTATTTGCCTCAAAACAGCCGTTTTGACGCTAGATTTCCGATTAGCGTGAAAGAGGTCGTCTTGTCCGGTTTGATGTCAGAGAAAGGGATCTTTAAGAGCTACACGAAGGCCGATCGGGAAAAGGCGGATGAGCTTTTAGAAACTTATGGGATGGGAGAATTCGGGAATCGTCCGATTGGAGAACTTTCGGGAGGACAAATGCAACGGGTGTTCTTGTGCCGGGCCATTATTTCTTCTCCGAAAATTCTTATTTTGGATGAGCCTTCTACTTACGTGGATGCGAATTTTGAGAATGAGTTTTATGCTGTATTGGGAGAATTGAATAAGACAATGAGTATCGTGATGGTTTCTCATGATTTGGGAACGATCTGCTCTTACGTGAAGACGATTGCCTGCGTGAATGGCGGCTTGCATTATCACGAATCCAATCTGATCACGCCGGAACAATTGAAATTGTATAATTGTCCGATTGAATTGATCTCTCATGGAACAGTGCCTCATCGGGTGCTGTTGAAACACGATGGAACAAATGAAAACTAA
- a CDS encoding indolepyruvate oxidoreductase subunit beta: MKTDIILAGVGGQGILSIAAALGSAALNNNLYMKQAETHGMSQRGGDVQSFMRISDKPIFSDLIAKGTADIILSVEPMEALRYLPYLKKGGYVVTNATPFINIPNYPEVETLMATLKALPHQVIIDADSIAKEAAGNVRASNFVMLGAASPFIEIPFEYLEKGITAIFERKGADVVEMNLKALRAGREFAQNYIK; encoded by the coding sequence ATGAAGACAGATATTATATTAGCGGGTGTAGGTGGACAGGGTATCCTCTCTATCGCAGCAGCACTGGGGTCTGCCGCCCTTAACAATAACCTGTACATGAAACAAGCCGAGACTCACGGGATGAGTCAACGCGGTGGCGATGTACAGTCTTTCATGAGAATCTCCGACAAACCGATTTTCTCTGACTTGATTGCCAAAGGAACTGCCGATATTATCCTTTCAGTTGAGCCGATGGAAGCATTACGTTATCTTCCTTACTTGAAAAAAGGAGGCTATGTGGTAACGAACGCCACTCCATTCATCAATATTCCAAATTACCCGGAAGTTGAAACCTTAATGGCAACGTTAAAAGCTCTTCCTCATCAGGTTATCATTGACGCTGACAGTATTGCCAAAGAAGCTGCAGGCAACGTACGTGCCAGCAATTTCGTGATGTTGGGAGCCGCCTCTCCTTTTATCGAGATTCCTTTCGAATATTTGGAGAAAGGTATCACAGCCATTTTCGAACGTAAAGGAGCCGATGTTGTTGAGATGAACTTAAAGGCATTACGTGCCGGACGTGAATTTGCACAAAATTACATTAAATAA
- a CDS encoding metal ABC transporter permease, which translates to MFELLEYTFFQNALLCTILIGVSCGLIGTYIVAKRMVFISGGITHASFGGLGLAYFLGLSPLLGAAVFALAAAFCILYLSDNKRFKEDSLIGIFWSAGMAIGVLFIYLTPGYAPNLLSYLFGNILTVTGEQVILSLLLCLVIIVFFAKFYRPLFYIAFDKEYSRTHFIALNGLEIGVTALIALCIVLCMKLAGIILVISYLTMPQAIAGMFHKNFTKQLVWATIISCVGSIIGLFASAALKLPSGATIVLCFLLIFLVCYLWKRNR; encoded by the coding sequence GTGTTTGAATTATTAGAATATACTTTTTTTCAGAATGCACTGTTGTGTACGATTCTGATTGGCGTGAGTTGCGGATTGATCGGGACTTATATCGTGGCCAAACGGATGGTCTTTATTAGTGGGGGAATCACGCATGCCTCTTTCGGGGGATTGGGGTTGGCCTATTTCTTGGGACTATCACCTCTTTTGGGGGCGGCTGTGTTTGCTTTGGCTGCCGCTTTTTGTATTCTATATCTCTCGGATAACAAACGATTCAAGGAAGATTCCCTTATCGGGATATTCTGGTCTGCAGGTATGGCTATCGGGGTGTTATTTATTTATTTGACACCGGGGTATGCTCCTAATTTGTTATCCTATTTGTTCGGTAATATCCTCACGGTGACGGGCGAACAAGTGATTCTCTCGCTTTTGTTGTGCTTGGTGATTATTGTGTTCTTTGCTAAATTTTATCGTCCTTTATTTTACATCGCTTTTGATAAGGAATACAGTCGGACGCATTTTATAGCGTTAAATGGCTTGGAAATAGGTGTAACGGCGTTGATCGCTTTGTGTATCGTGTTGTGCATGAAGTTGGCGGGAATTATTCTTGTGATTTCGTATCTTACCATGCCGCAGGCTATTGCCGGAATGTTTCATAAAAATTTCACGAAACAACTCGTGTGGGCAACGATCATCAGTTGTGTGGGTTCGATTATCGGGTTGTTTGCCTCAGCGGCGTTGAAGTTACCTTCGGGAGCGACAATCGTGCTTTGCTTCTTGTTGATATTTCTTGTTTGCTATTTGTGGAAAAGGAATCGGTAA
- a CDS encoding golvesin C-terminal-like domain-containing protein, which translates to MMDNNHVFTEILYEYKRSRRNVIFRIFVILGIVGITLYMFTPLSRLGSTASIGELFRGPVMDWVSRSLSSSIPFRCAYVFNILQLFFGAILVINDTRRSRLDSTMALNVHAQGNTEIVTGNVIGKILAFTVVNVSVLAFCGLLNLLFYPEVFNAGYYLFYWLTLNLPVAVFCIALSSCVMRLVENQGLGMILLVVILGVLTLPGSVWLNGLFDPLATRIPNMFSDFTGHVNLGDYLLQRVFVLFFGGGLAILSVIPYPRIHNNPQAPFRLVYVALLPLLVTGSLAVVYIHCIQTVSQKRAVFREAYAGYGREKPLKIIANHLHLKETKNGGISVTSEMTVKNRESVILPLVFYLNPGLVVSSITVDGKTVSFRREQQVILADETVAPGKTRDVVVKYEGKIDNSFCFLDTPEEEYVSTEVNTIGIYHFGYSPAFCEKEYKLLSPECIWYPVSIPPYHSLCFREKMFTRYTLEVEHDSKLIAISQGQADRETAGDTKFSFDHNMPGISLCIGNYKRREILICNDTIGTRFDVREPVEFVEDDRPVRAELFYLPEHEFLLDRYDAVTREELLLAIAGTKRRVHFYSNNFDYESKRQKNKMDYDPTLQYPYSWLTCVEVPCNFHVFTGRSLQSGERVQGGMVFLPEKKYSADELTTSFENKETERRVHLYSELSLLEDGSCDLEPSVIGNTSFLHSDEWPLINDMLTSIFSSPYGYVLRENVEYLIVDYLKDHSLEDALRDSSLSSVLLDNIIKKKCNELLNLLDIRIGKNKFQEIYHNFLKRHLFEERTFEEFAQEFFKSSNVGLDTIVENLFKQNGLPVFQIAGHCISVEDGDKIYDFKVFNQGEVPGIITLSGNDPGWVIPPGEGRNIRKYVKNATNFNVNTILALNLPSLIELPNEKGNADTDTTMRFLPLDAPLFPTNDNEIIVDDKDPGFTIQETRKFSLASLFGKVETRAKSYQFAPVNHWGFTIQRNCQGFPMKGAYFKKAGKGNQKVRWEARLPQEGKYEVFCYLPYDEQSAYPSKAPRFSRKYYYTVFDGEEEHEVVLTMDKDDWRWISLGIFNFHGPTAWVTLSDRDRDSDSTDEKWGPQEVVADAMKWVKVRE; encoded by the coding sequence ATGATGGACAATAACCATGTTTTTACCGAAATTTTATACGAGTACAAGCGTTCTCGTCGGAACGTGATTTTTAGAATATTTGTTATTCTTGGGATCGTGGGGATCACCCTTTACATGTTCACACCACTATCCCGTTTGGGTTCTACGGCAAGTATCGGAGAGCTGTTTCGGGGACCGGTTATGGACTGGGTTTCGCGGTCACTGTCTTCGTCCATTCCCTTTAGGTGTGCTTACGTGTTCAACATCTTGCAACTGTTTTTTGGGGCGATCCTCGTGATCAACGACACAAGACGATCCCGTTTGGATTCGACGATGGCTTTGAATGTTCACGCCCAAGGGAATACTGAGATCGTGACAGGAAATGTCATCGGTAAAATTCTTGCTTTCACGGTTGTCAACGTGTCAGTACTTGCTTTTTGTGGGTTATTGAACCTTCTTTTTTATCCCGAAGTGTTCAACGCCGGATATTATCTTTTTTATTGGTTGACCCTGAACCTTCCGGTCGCGGTTTTCTGTATTGCTCTTTCTTCCTGCGTGATGAGGTTGGTGGAGAACCAAGGCTTAGGCATGATCCTCCTTGTGGTTATCCTCGGAGTGTTAACTCTCCCGGGATCTGTTTGGTTAAACGGATTATTTGATCCCTTGGCAACGAGGATTCCTAATATGTTTTCAGACTTCACGGGTCACGTGAATCTCGGAGATTACTTGTTGCAACGGGTGTTTGTCCTGTTTTTCGGGGGTGGGTTGGCCATTCTGTCCGTGATTCCTTACCCTAGGATTCATAATAATCCGCAGGCGCCATTCCGGTTGGTTTATGTGGCCTTGTTGCCGTTGCTTGTTACTGGCAGTTTGGCTGTCGTGTATATTCATTGCATTCAGACTGTCTCTCAAAAGCGGGCAGTTTTCCGTGAGGCTTATGCAGGGTACGGGCGGGAGAAACCACTCAAGATTATCGCAAACCACCTCCATTTGAAAGAAACAAAGAACGGTGGGATTTCCGTGACGAGCGAGATGACTGTTAAGAACAGGGAGAGTGTGATTCTTCCGTTGGTATTTTACCTGAATCCTGGGCTCGTCGTTTCCTCGATCACGGTGGATGGGAAAACGGTTTCTTTCCGACGAGAACAACAAGTGATTCTTGCGGACGAGACGGTGGCTCCCGGCAAAACGAGAGATGTTGTCGTGAAATACGAGGGGAAAATTGACAATAGTTTCTGTTTCCTCGATACTCCGGAAGAGGAATATGTATCTACGGAAGTGAACACGATTGGTATTTATCACTTCGGTTATTCCCCCGCTTTTTGCGAGAAAGAATACAAACTGCTTTCTCCGGAATGCATTTGGTATCCGGTCAGTATTCCTCCTTACCATTCCCTGTGCTTCCGGGAAAAGATGTTCACTCGTTACACTTTGGAGGTGGAACATGATTCCAAGCTTATAGCGATATCTCAGGGACAGGCCGATCGGGAGACTGCCGGGGATACGAAGTTCAGTTTCGATCATAATATGCCCGGGATCAGTCTCTGTATCGGTAACTACAAGAGGCGGGAGATATTGATTTGCAATGATACGATAGGAACGAGATTTGATGTGAGAGAACCTGTTGAGTTCGTAGAAGACGATCGCCCGGTAAGGGCAGAACTTTTCTATTTGCCTGAGCATGAATTTTTGCTTGACCGTTATGATGCTGTTACCAGAGAGGAATTGCTTCTCGCTATTGCGGGAACAAAGAGAAGGGTGCATTTTTATAGTAATAATTTCGATTATGAAAGTAAACGACAGAAGAATAAAATGGACTACGATCCCACGTTACAATACCCTTACAGTTGGCTTACTTGTGTGGAAGTCCCTTGTAATTTTCACGTGTTTACGGGAAGGTCTTTGCAGTCAGGAGAACGTGTACAGGGAGGGATGGTGTTCCTGCCGGAGAAGAAATACTCGGCAGACGAGTTGACAACTTCTTTTGAGAACAAAGAAACCGAAAGGCGTGTTCACTTGTACAGTGAATTAAGTTTGTTGGAGGACGGTAGTTGTGATCTGGAGCCGAGTGTCATAGGTAACACGAGTTTTCTTCATTCTGACGAGTGGCCTTTGATAAATGATATGTTGACATCGATATTTAGTTCTCCCTATGGTTATGTGCTGAGAGAGAATGTTGAGTATCTTATCGTGGATTATTTGAAGGATCACAGCCTGGAGGATGCCTTGCGAGATTCTTCGCTCTCCTCAGTATTACTTGATAATATTATCAAGAAGAAGTGCAATGAGTTGCTAAACCTTTTGGATATTCGAATTGGAAAGAATAAATTTCAGGAAATTTATCACAATTTTCTCAAACGACACCTTTTCGAGGAAAGAACTTTTGAAGAGTTCGCCCAGGAATTTTTCAAAAGTAGCAATGTCGGGTTGGACACTATTGTCGAGAATCTATTCAAGCAGAACGGGTTACCTGTTTTTCAAATAGCCGGACATTGTATTTCTGTCGAGGATGGTGATAAAATATATGATTTCAAAGTGTTTAATCAGGGTGAAGTGCCTGGTATTATTACGTTGAGTGGTAATGATCCAGGGTGGGTTATTCCCCCGGGAGAGGGACGAAATATAAGGAAGTACGTAAAAAATGCTACCAATTTTAATGTAAATACAATATTGGCTTTAAATCTCCCATCCTTAATAGAATTACCGAACGAAAAAGGAAATGCCGATACCGATACTACTATGCGTTTTTTACCCCTTGATGCTCCATTGTTCCCGACAAATGACAATGAGATCATCGTGGACGACAAGGATCCGGGCTTCACGATCCAAGAAACAAGAAAGTTTAGTCTTGCTTCCCTATTCGGAAAGGTTGAGACACGGGCCAAATCTTACCAATTTGCCCCTGTCAATCACTGGGGATTCACAATTCAACGTAATTGCCAAGGTTTTCCCATGAAAGGGGCGTATTTCAAAAAAGCCGGTAAAGGTAACCAGAAAGTGCGGTGGGAAGCTCGTTTACCACAAGAGGGGAAATACGAGGTATTTTGTTATCTGCCTTATGATGAACAAAGTGCATATCCGTCCAAAGCACCTCGTTTTTCGAGGAAATATTACTATACTGTATTTGACGGGGAGGAAGAACACGAGGTTGTTCTGACTATGGACAAGGATGATTGGAGATGGATCTCCTTGGGTATTTTTAATTTTCACGGGCCAACAGCGTGGGTAACTTTGAGTGATAGGGACAGGGATTCCGATTCTACCGATGAAAAGTGGGGACCGCAGGAGGTTGTTGCCGATGCCATGAAATGGGTTAAAGTTCGTGAATAA
- a CDS encoding 5'-methylthioadenosine/adenosylhomocysteine nucleosidase, translated as MRRIGIIVAMTSEYGLVKSLLEQTKDEFVHGLLFTEGRIGNVEVILAKSGIGKVCAAVGAMEMIQRYAPDVIVNTGVAGGIDPLTQVMDIVVGENMVYHDVWCGEGNEYGQVQGLPARFVSDKELCKLALSVAHDGHVYGGLICSGDKFITDKEELTEIKKRFPEGMAVDMESCAIAQVCYMRGVPFLSYRIISDTPGVRDHYKQYLNFWEEAPKRSFEMIKVLITALSEE; from the coding sequence ATGAGAAGGATCGGTATAATTGTGGCTATGACGTCCGAATACGGACTGGTAAAATCATTGTTGGAGCAGACGAAAGACGAGTTCGTTCATGGGCTTCTCTTTACAGAAGGCCGTATCGGAAACGTGGAAGTTATTTTGGCTAAAAGCGGTATAGGAAAGGTTTGTGCTGCTGTTGGTGCGATGGAAATGATACAGCGCTATGCGCCGGATGTTATTGTAAATACCGGTGTTGCTGGAGGGATAGATCCCTTGACCCAAGTGATGGATATTGTGGTGGGAGAGAATATGGTTTATCATGACGTGTGGTGTGGAGAAGGGAATGAATACGGGCAAGTGCAAGGTTTGCCGGCTCGTTTCGTGTCGGATAAAGAGTTGTGTAAATTGGCATTGTCCGTGGCTCATGATGGGCATGTTTACGGAGGATTGATATGTAGTGGAGATAAGTTTATTACCGATAAAGAAGAGTTGACGGAGATAAAAAAACGTTTCCCGGAAGGGATGGCGGTAGATATGGAATCTTGTGCTATAGCACAGGTTTGTTATATGCGTGGAGTACCATTCTTGAGTTACCGCATCATCAGTGACACGCCTGGAGTAAGGGATCATTACAAACAATATTTGAATTTTTGGGAAGAGGCTCCCAAGCGTTCCTTTGAAATGATCAAAGTGTTGATTACAGCTTTGTCAGAAGAATGA
- a CDS encoding MBL fold metallo-hydrolase produces the protein MKIKVFTNNPWQENTIVLYDETGEAVVIDCGCFSKEEGERLKKFLSENQLKPVALLDTHLHIDHIFGNNFMLDEYGLSARAHEADSFWVEDAEKYAAMLGMRGITPPPALGEYLKDGDTVKFGHSELKVIHVPGHSPGGLCFYAEKDKLLIAGDVLFQGSIGRADLPGGDMHQLLKGIREKLFVLPDDVRVVPGHGGFTSIGEEKRMNPFFQ, from the coding sequence ATGAAAATTAAAGTATTTACAAATAATCCATGGCAAGAGAATACGATCGTGTTATATGATGAGACGGGCGAGGCTGTAGTCATAGATTGTGGCTGCTTCTCTAAAGAAGAGGGGGAACGTTTAAAGAAATTTTTGTCAGAAAATCAATTAAAACCTGTGGCCTTATTGGATACTCATTTGCATATTGATCATATTTTCGGAAATAATTTTATGTTGGACGAATACGGTCTTTCTGCACGTGCTCACGAAGCTGATTCTTTTTGGGTGGAAGATGCGGAAAAGTATGCCGCGATGTTAGGAATGCGGGGAATTACTCCACCTCCGGCTTTAGGCGAATATTTGAAGGATGGTGATACCGTGAAGTTCGGGCATTCGGAATTGAAGGTGATTCATGTTCCGGGGCATTCACCCGGGGGACTTTGTTTTTATGCCGAGAAAGATAAATTATTGATTGCCGGAGATGTCTTGTTCCAGGGAAGTATCGGTCGGGCTGACTTGCCGGGTGGGGATATGCATCAATTGTTGAAGGGCATTCGGGAAAAATTGTTTGTATTACCCGATGATGTTCGTGTCGTTCCAGGGCATGGAGGATTTACGTCGATCGGGGAAGAAAAAAGAATGAATCCATTTTTTCAATAG
- a CDS encoding metal ABC transporter solute-binding protein, Zn/Mn family produces the protein MEKIPSIIVVLIAMLTACGENTDKERTISVSILPQRYFVERIAGDYVKVNVMIPPGANPAVSDLSTEQLKALHNSSIYFAVGYLPFELSNLYPFLETQKNMLLVKQSVGMDLEQGTCNHDLGHGHQHDHGSREGNFDPHVWMSPRYAEMMARTILDVLAAKFPDQRETFEKNYRQLRVEIDSIDQAARRIISEKEHKTFLIYHPALTYFAKDYGMEQISIEDEGKEPNPSHLKAVIDTCRVKGIKIVFIQNQFDVANAKAVAKEIDGEVITIDPLSPDWKAEMCSLLGIIEQKMK, from the coding sequence ATGGAAAAAATACCGAGTATTATAGTTGTTTTAATCGCCATGTTGACGGCTTGTGGGGAAAATACGGATAAAGAGAGAACAATTAGCGTGAGTATTTTGCCACAGCGTTATTTCGTGGAGAGAATTGCGGGTGATTACGTGAAGGTGAACGTGATGATTCCGCCGGGTGCGAATCCCGCGGTGAGTGATTTGAGTACGGAACAGTTAAAAGCTTTACACAATAGCTCTATCTATTTTGCCGTGGGGTATTTGCCTTTCGAGTTGAGTAATTTGTATCCTTTTCTGGAAACACAGAAGAATATGTTGCTTGTGAAGCAATCTGTCGGGATGGATTTGGAGCAAGGAACTTGTAATCATGACCTCGGTCATGGGCATCAGCACGATCATGGTTCGCGTGAAGGAAATTTTGATCCTCACGTGTGGATGTCTCCCCGGTATGCGGAGATGATGGCTCGTACGATATTGGATGTATTGGCGGCAAAGTTTCCCGATCAGCGGGAGACGTTTGAAAAAAACTATCGTCAGTTGCGGGTGGAGATAGACAGCATCGATCAAGCGGCACGTCGAATTATTTCGGAGAAAGAGCATAAGACTTTTTTGATTTACCATCCGGCACTGACTTATTTTGCCAAGGATTATGGGATGGAACAAATCTCTATTGAAGATGAAGGAAAAGAGCCGAATCCTTCTCACTTGAAAGCGGTGATCGATACTTGCCGGGTCAAAGGAATAAAGATTGTTTTTATTCAAAATCAATTTGACGTGGCCAATGCCAAGGCTGTTGCCAAGGAGATTGATGGAGAAGTTATCACCATCGATCCGTTGAGCCCGGACTGGAAGGCGGAGATGTGTTCTTTATTGGGTATCATTGAACAGAAAATGAAATAG